The nucleotide sequence ATGCGGAAAACAAAAAGACAAATTGAAGATGAAAAGTATTATGGTGGCAAAAGCCTATTTGATTTTATAGAATTAGAATTTTCACAAGGAGAAGAAAATGAGCAACAGAATGGAGAATTATCCCAACATAGAGAAACTGCAAATGGCGTTGAACGAATTAGCGTTTCATCAAGTTCATCAAGCTTGGATAGACAAGAAAATTCCACAATACAGCTTGATAATACTAGAGAGATGGGCGGAACTTTATCCAAACACCATCAAGAATCTAGGAATGTCAGAACTAATGACACTAGCATTACCACAAGCACAAATGGAACTACAAATTTTAGAGAGCAAGGAAGCGGAGGAAATGAGAGAGCAGGGACTAACGGATATGGAGATACTAACCCAAACTCAAATCAATCTCAATCAATTCATAGCGATAGAACCACAGATTTATTCTCCTTTGTTTCAAGAAATGATGATGAGAGACAAGGAGCAAATGCAAGAAGAAACAATCAACAATCAGTATTGGAATCTACAACAAGAGATGATGACTTTGAAAGAAGAAATTTCAAATCTGGGCAAAAACTAGATTTTACAGCCGATGATGAAATCTATCTTGGCTCTTTGAAAGATAGATTTCAAAAAAATATCCACGCCATTAAACTTTTAAAAACCATAGAGCAAGAAAATCGCTACGCCACTAAACAAGAGCAAGAAATTCTCAATAGATTTTCAGGTTGGGGTGGAATTCCACAAGCTTTTGACCACCAAAATAAAGAATGGGAAAAAGAGTTTAAAGAACTTATCTCTACACTAGATTACACAGAATACGAAAACGCAAAACTATCTACCTTAGACGCTTTTTATACTCCAAAAATTGTCATTGATACAATTTATCAAGGACTTAATCATTTGGGCTTTAATAATGATAAACACACGAAAGAAATCTTTGAGCCAAGTGCAGGAATAGGCTCGTTTTTATCTTATGCTAAAAATTACAGCAATAATTATCACTTTACTTGCATTGAGCTTGATAGCATAAGCTCAAATATTCTAAAATCTTTACACCCTAATCAAACAATTTATAATAAAGCCTTTGAACATCACTTGTTTGATAAGCCTTATGATGCTTTTATAGGCAATCCACCCTTTGGTCAAAAAAAGGTTCTAGACCCAAATGATACAACACTTAATAAATCAAGTGTGCATAATTATTTCATTGGCAACGCCATTAAAAATTTGAAAGAAGATGGAATTGCTGCCTTTGTAGTGTCAAGTTATTTTTTAGATTCTAAAAATAACACTATAAGAGATTATATCGCGGAACAAGCAACATTCTTAGGTGCTGTAAGATTACCAAACAATGCTTTTAAAAAAAGAGCCAACACTGAAGTTACCACAGATATTATCTTTTTTAAGAAAGGCAAAGATTTAAATATTGACAATAAATGGCTAGAGAGCGTGGAATATTATGAGGATCGTTTTGATGAGGCGGAAAAGAGAGGTTTAAATCATAATATTTTCAGCTATTTTAGAATTAATGAATATTTTAAAAATAATCCTCAAAATATCTTAGGAAAAATGGATATTAAAAGCTCTCAATATGGTCATGATTTAGAATGCTTAGATGATGGTAGGGATTTAAAAATTGCTTTGGAAAATTTTGTCAAAACTTTACCTAAGGATATTTATCAATACCAAGAAACAAAAATTACATTGTCCTATTACAGAATTAACAAAGAATCGCCTGAATATCAAAAATATAGCCAAATTATAAGCAAATTAAAAGATGGAAATTATTTTGAGTATGGTGGCGAAATTTATATGAAAGTTAGAAGTGATGACGAGTTGGTTTTTTCAAAACCAGCCCTAAACGAACACGATAAAAGAAGAATTAAAAAACTCATCGCCATTAGAAATCAATTTAACACTCTCATTGAGTATGAAAAAAATGAAGCTAATGATGTTTTGGTAGAAAATCAAAGAAAGCAACTTAATAAACTTTATGATGATTTTGTTACCAAAGAGGGATATTTAAATAGAGAAGCAAACAAAAAAGCCTTCAAAGAAGATGTAGAAGCAAATAAAATTTTAGCTTTGGAGAAAAATTATAATGCGGGTATTTCTAAAAATGTCGCATTAAAAGAAGGCATTGAACCTATATTGCCAAGTGCCACAAAGGCTGATATTTTTTTCAAAAGAACCATCAACGCACAAAAAGAAATTAAAATCTCAACTCCACAAGAAGCACTTATTGCTTGCATTAATGAGTATGGAAGAATTGATTTAAATTTCCTAGAAGCCAACTTGGAACAACCGCTAGATGAAACACTTAATACTTTAGAACAAAATAGATTAATCTTTAAAGACCACCTTAATCCCTCTCGCTTTATCTTAGCCGAAAAGTATCTTTCTGGAAATGTTAAAGCAAAATACAAAGAGGTAAAGAAGCTTATAGAAGATGGCTTTAATGAATTTGCTAATAATTTAGAAAGCTTAGAACAAGTTTTACCCAAAGACTTGAAAGCAGTTGATATTTCACTAAGCTTAGGGACAACTTGGATACCTATAAAATACTACAAACAATTTATAGAAGAAACTCTGCAAATTGATTCTAGAGACTATGATTTATTCTTATTAGAAAAAACAGGTGAGTGGAATCTTAAAGGTCTTGGACATTCCTTAAGTCCCTATGTTCGCTCACAATATGGCACAGAAAGAATAGGCTGTTTTGATTTATTTGAACACGCTTTATTGAGAAAGCCTATTCGCATTTATGATAAAAAACAAGATGAAACAGGCAGAGAATATAGGGAATTAAATCCAAAAGAAACTGCAATTGCTAATTCTAAATTAGAAAACTTAAAAAATGAGTTTGCAGAATGGATTTATAAGGATTATGATAGACGCACAGATTTAGAAAATATCTATAATGAAAAATTTAACACAAATAAAGAACCACAATATAATGGAGAAAATTTAGAACTTCCCAATTTCAATGCTAACATTAAGCTCAAAAAACACCAAAAAAATGCAATATATAGGGCAATTCAAGAAAGTAACATTATTTTTGACCATCAAGTTGGTGCTGGAAAAACTTTAGTCGCAATTTGCTCTGTAATGGAGCAAAAGAGAATGGGGCTTTTAAATAAACCCTTAATCGTTGTGCCAAATCACTTAGCTAGACAATGGAATGATGAGTTTTACCACGCTTATACAAATGCTAATATTCTAGTCGCTACAAATGATGATTTAAAAAAGGATAATAGAGAAAGATTTTTCTCAAAAATAGCTACAAATAACTATGATGCTGTTATTATGACTCACTCGCAATTTAAATTAATCCCTGCTCCTTATGATATTATTAAAAGACAATACGAGAAAGATATTAGCATTTTGGAAGAAACCTTAAAAAGAAAGCAAGATGATGAAAATGTTATGCGATATTCCGTCAAAGATTTAGAAAAACGCATTGAGAATTTTAAGGTGAAATTGAAAGATTTGCAAACAGCACATAAAAAATCCAAAGCGATAGATTTTTCGGAACTAGGTATCGATGCTTTAATTATTGATGAAGCACACGAATTTAAAAATCTACTCATCACAACTTCAATGGGAGATATAAGCGGTCTTGGAAATTTAAAAGGCTCGCAAAAAGCATACGACCTTTATTGTAAAACACAATATATTCACGAACAAAATAAAAAGCTCTATTTTCTAACAGGCACACCGATAAGTAATTCAATTACAGAACTCTTCACTTTACAAAGATACATACAGCCTAATACATTAAATGAAAAAGGAATAGAAAGTTTTGATTCTTGGGCTTCTACTTTTGGAGAAGTTACAAATGCTTGGGAACTTGATAGCTCTGGAATTAATTATAAAATCGTTGCGAGATTTAACAAATTTAAAAATGTCCCTGAACTTTCTACGATGTATAAAAGCGTGGCTGATATTGTAACAAATAATGATATTATGAAATATCAAAAAGACTTCGTGCCAAAACTTTACAATGATAAGCCTATTAATATCGTTGCTCCTAGAAGTGAAGCAATAGCAGAATTTATAGGTATTCAAGATGAAAATGGAAGGTGGAACGAAGGCTCTATCGTATGGAGAATGGAACATCAACAAGATGATATTGCTAGAAATAATCTTCTTGCTTGCACCACAGACGCTAGAAAGGCTGGACTTGATTTTAGGCTCATTAATCCTTATTATGATGATTATGCAGATTCTAAAATCAATAAACTAATTGAAAATGTTTATGGTGAGTATAATGCGTGGAATGACGACAGGGGAACGCAATTAATTTTTTGCGATTTATCTACACCAAAACAACATTCACAAAAAGTTGCTTTAATAGGTAACAATTTATCTCCAAAACCAAACAAAGAAGATGAATTTGTCAATATCAATGAAACAATGGAGCAAAGTGAAGAAGAAAATCATAAAAGCCTTGATGAACTCTTAGCAGAACAATCAAAATTTGATGTTTATACTGATATTTTAAAAAAACTTGTTGCCAAAGGCATTCCACAAAATGAAATCCGCTTTATCCACGACGCAAAAACGGATTTGCAAAAAAGCCAACTTTTTGCAGATATGAATACAGGAAAAGCTAGAATTTTAATTGGCTCAACTCAAAAAATGGGTGCTGGAACAAATGTGCAAAAAAGAATTGTAGCTTTACATCATTTAGATTGTCCGTGGCGTCCTAGCGATTTAGAGCAAAGAAGTGGTAGAGTTATAAGGCAAGGCAATGAGCTTTTTATGAGAGATCCACAAAATTTTAGAGTTAAAGAATTTAGATACGCAACTGAAAGAACTTATGACGCTAGAATGTGGCAAGTTATTGAAAGCAAAGCAAGATCCATAGAGCAATTTAGAAAAGCTGGTGCTGATGTAAGAACCTTAGAGGATATTACAAGCGGAGCGGCAGATGCGGCAGAAATGAAAGCAGAAGCCACAGGAAATCCACTCATCTTATTGCAGGTGCAATTAACCAGTGATTTAAGACAAGAAGAAATGCTTTATAGTGGCTATAAAAGGCAAATTCACAATAATGAAGAAAGTCTTAAAGTCAATCTTTCAAAAATTGAATTCTTACAAAAAGATATTATTAAAATGGAAACCTTAAATGCAATCATTAAAGAAAATAATAATGAGCATTTTCAAGGAAAATACTATATCAATGATGATGAAAATATTTCCGCAAAAGACTTCATCGTCCTTAAAGATGATACTAGCGATTTAAACAAAGCTAGACAAGCGGAGCTGACAAAAAACTTTGAAAATACCATTCAAATGATAGCAAATAACTATCAAAAAGAATATAAAGTTTTAGAATACAAAGGATTGATTATTAGCGGAGAAAAAACAGATTTAAACACCTTAAGTTTTTATGTTTCAACTCCTGATGGTCAAACTATAATGGAGCCTGAAAATATGATTTATAAAAGAGATGACAAAACTTTTTTTACATTAGAAAATTATGTGAATTTCGGCGGTTTTATGAAAAGGCTAAATAATTTTTATAACGATTTAGAAAAATTTAGCCAATTTAATAAAAGCAAGATAGAAAGTCTTAAAAAAGAAATTGCAGAGCTAGAAAATATTACAGGAGACAACACTCCTATTTATAAGAGAAAAGACTATTTGGAGGCATTAAGAGA is from Campylobacter vulpis and encodes:
- a CDS encoding SNF2-related protein, whose translation is MRKTKRQIEDEKYYGGKSLFDFIELEFSQGEENEQQNGELSQHRETANGVERISVSSSSSSLDRQENSTIQLDNTREMGGTLSKHHQESRNVRTNDTSITTSTNGTTNFREQGSGGNERAGTNGYGDTNPNSNQSQSIHSDRTTDLFSFVSRNDDERQGANARRNNQQSVLESTTRDDDFERRNFKSGQKLDFTADDEIYLGSLKDRFQKNIHAIKLLKTIEQENRYATKQEQEILNRFSGWGGIPQAFDHQNKEWEKEFKELISTLDYTEYENAKLSTLDAFYTPKIVIDTIYQGLNHLGFNNDKHTKEIFEPSAGIGSFLSYAKNYSNNYHFTCIELDSISSNILKSLHPNQTIYNKAFEHHLFDKPYDAFIGNPPFGQKKVLDPNDTTLNKSSVHNYFIGNAIKNLKEDGIAAFVVSSYFLDSKNNTIRDYIAEQATFLGAVRLPNNAFKKRANTEVTTDIIFFKKGKDLNIDNKWLESVEYYEDRFDEAEKRGLNHNIFSYFRINEYFKNNPQNILGKMDIKSSQYGHDLECLDDGRDLKIALENFVKTLPKDIYQYQETKITLSYYRINKESPEYQKYSQIISKLKDGNYFEYGGEIYMKVRSDDELVFSKPALNEHDKRRIKKLIAIRNQFNTLIEYEKNEANDVLVENQRKQLNKLYDDFVTKEGYLNREANKKAFKEDVEANKILALEKNYNAGISKNVALKEGIEPILPSATKADIFFKRTINAQKEIKISTPQEALIACINEYGRIDLNFLEANLEQPLDETLNTLEQNRLIFKDHLNPSRFILAEKYLSGNVKAKYKEVKKLIEDGFNEFANNLESLEQVLPKDLKAVDISLSLGTTWIPIKYYKQFIEETLQIDSRDYDLFLLEKTGEWNLKGLGHSLSPYVRSQYGTERIGCFDLFEHALLRKPIRIYDKKQDETGREYRELNPKETAIANSKLENLKNEFAEWIYKDYDRRTDLENIYNEKFNTNKEPQYNGENLELPNFNANIKLKKHQKNAIYRAIQESNIIFDHQVGAGKTLVAICSVMEQKRMGLLNKPLIVVPNHLARQWNDEFYHAYTNANILVATNDDLKKDNRERFFSKIATNNYDAVIMTHSQFKLIPAPYDIIKRQYEKDISILEETLKRKQDDENVMRYSVKDLEKRIENFKVKLKDLQTAHKKSKAIDFSELGIDALIIDEAHEFKNLLITTSMGDISGLGNLKGSQKAYDLYCKTQYIHEQNKKLYFLTGTPISNSITELFTLQRYIQPNTLNEKGIESFDSWASTFGEVTNAWELDSSGINYKIVARFNKFKNVPELSTMYKSVADIVTNNDIMKYQKDFVPKLYNDKPINIVAPRSEAIAEFIGIQDENGRWNEGSIVWRMEHQQDDIARNNLLACTTDARKAGLDFRLINPYYDDYADSKINKLIENVYGEYNAWNDDRGTQLIFCDLSTPKQHSQKVALIGNNLSPKPNKEDEFVNINETMEQSEEENHKSLDELLAEQSKFDVYTDILKKLVAKGIPQNEIRFIHDAKTDLQKSQLFADMNTGKARILIGSTQKMGAGTNVQKRIVALHHLDCPWRPSDLEQRSGRVIRQGNELFMRDPQNFRVKEFRYATERTYDARMWQVIESKARSIEQFRKAGADVRTLEDITSGAADAAEMKAEATGNPLILLQVQLTSDLRQEEMLYSGYKRQIHNNEESLKVNLSKIEFLQKDIIKMETLNAIIKENNNEHFQGKYYINDDENISAKDFIVLKDDTSDLNKARQAELTKNFENTIQMIANNYQKEYKVLEYKGLIISGEKTDLNTLSFYVSTPDGQTIMEPENMIYKRDDKTFFTLENYVNFGGFMKRLNNFYNDLEKFSQFNKSKIESLKKEIAELENITGDNTPIYKRKDYLEALREDNRIVIEEIEKMSKQKGYKSDFVPKSAKILEDLNRHNKIMKDRELLI